The following proteins are encoded in a genomic region of Leifsonia psychrotolerans:
- a CDS encoding ABC transporter ATP-binding protein gives MQGQHFSATTPAAGISGSGLRAEGVSVSFSGIKALTEVDFRITTGEVVGLIGPNGSGKTTLLNVLSGVYRPSSGRTFVNEIETTSLRAHRIARLGVARTFQNIRLFGNMTVLQNVQVGSALSDARPRGAELRDAALKTLDELGLNEFQERRAGTLPYGIRRRIEIARALATKPKFLLLDEPAAGANGAESEELSELIEMIASHYSLGVLVIEHDLRLMMRVASRIVALTGGRVIAEGDAEGISQNQAVREAYFGKKWAAESFAEPSLTTESMLEETK, from the coding sequence ATGCAGGGACAGCACTTTTCCGCAACCACCCCCGCCGCAGGTATCAGCGGCAGCGGGCTCCGGGCCGAAGGAGTGTCTGTCAGCTTCTCCGGCATCAAAGCGCTCACCGAGGTCGACTTTCGCATCACGACCGGCGAAGTTGTTGGGCTGATCGGGCCGAATGGATCTGGCAAGACAACGCTTCTCAACGTGCTCTCCGGCGTATACCGACCTTCATCAGGTCGCACATTCGTCAACGAGATCGAAACCACCTCTCTTCGTGCCCACCGCATCGCACGACTCGGGGTCGCGCGAACGTTTCAGAATATTCGACTCTTTGGCAACATGACTGTGCTTCAAAATGTGCAAGTCGGAAGTGCATTGAGCGACGCTCGTCCGCGCGGAGCGGAGCTCAGAGATGCCGCGTTGAAGACACTCGACGAGCTCGGACTCAATGAATTTCAGGAACGACGCGCCGGAACGCTTCCGTATGGCATCCGGCGTCGTATCGAGATCGCTCGCGCACTGGCCACCAAGCCGAAGTTCCTTCTCCTCGACGAACCCGCCGCCGGCGCCAACGGTGCCGAGTCTGAGGAGCTCTCAGAACTCATCGAGATGATCGCAAGCCACTACTCGCTCGGAGTGCTCGTGATCGAACACGATCTCCGACTGATGATGCGTGTGGCGAGCCGAATCGTCGCGCTGACTGGCGGACGGGTCATCGCCGAAGGTGATGCCGAGGGGATCAGCCAGAACCAGGCGGTTCGTGAGGCCTACTTCGGAAAGAAGTGGGCAGCGGAATCCTTTGCCGAACCATCACTAACCACCGAATCCATGCTGGAGGAGACGAAATGA
- a CDS encoding acetamidase/formamidase family protein, whose product MAPSAHLDRSTVSFGWDRNHDPAAVVASGTELFVEAPDCSNGQISATSTLETFTAMDLTQLDPISGPVFVEGAHPGDVLKVEILRVAPLHFGWSAVYPGTGLLQEEFPDAWFRLWDLTQGDSTELVPGIRVPIEPMLGIIGCTPAADGPHPSVPPHRAGGNMDMKHAREGTVMFLPVEVEGALFGLGDSHAAQGDGEVGGAGIETPADITVRLSVVRDRVLRFPEYEINRPLERASAARAGYYATTGVGPDLYQAAQAAVRAMVHRVVALYRIEEIEAYMLCSVAADLKISEIVNEGTYVISAFLPRDLFLDPPRE is encoded by the coding sequence ATGGCGCCATCCGCACACCTTGATCGCTCGACAGTATCGTTTGGCTGGGATCGAAACCATGATCCGGCCGCTGTGGTTGCGTCGGGCACCGAGCTCTTCGTAGAAGCTCCCGACTGCTCCAACGGACAAATCTCGGCCACATCGACCCTCGAGACGTTCACGGCGATGGATCTCACACAACTCGATCCGATCAGCGGCCCCGTTTTTGTCGAGGGTGCGCATCCAGGCGACGTTCTGAAGGTCGAGATCCTGCGGGTGGCCCCGCTTCATTTCGGCTGGTCTGCGGTTTACCCGGGCACGGGGCTTCTGCAGGAAGAGTTCCCCGACGCATGGTTTCGGTTGTGGGATCTGACGCAGGGCGACTCGACCGAGCTTGTGCCTGGCATCCGCGTACCGATCGAGCCAATGCTCGGAATCATTGGTTGTACGCCCGCCGCGGACGGCCCGCATCCGAGTGTTCCCCCGCACCGGGCGGGCGGCAACATGGACATGAAGCATGCCCGTGAGGGCACCGTGATGTTCCTGCCCGTCGAAGTCGAAGGCGCTCTTTTCGGCCTCGGCGACTCTCACGCTGCACAAGGAGACGGGGAGGTCGGCGGTGCAGGCATCGAGACTCCCGCGGACATCACCGTGCGGCTCAGTGTTGTGCGTGATCGCGTTCTGCGGTTCCCCGAATATGAGATCAATCGACCGCTTGAGCGCGCGTCCGCAGCTCGAGCCGGCTATTACGCGACGACCGGCGTCGGGCCCGATCTATACCAAGCTGCGCAGGCGGCGGTGAGGGCCATGGTGCACCGTGTCGTTGCGCTATACCGCATCGAGGAGATCGAGGCCTACATGCTGTGCTCCGTCGCGGCCGACCTTAAGATCAGTGAAATCGTGAACGAGGGAACCTACGTCATCTCGGCATTCCTCCCGCGCGATCTCTTTCTCGACCCGCCACGTGAGTGA
- a CDS encoding cysteine desulfurase-like protein gives MPALDAAALTQLRGLFPALNRTAPSGELAAYLDGPGGTQVPESVIEAISDYLRNSNSNIEGEFDLTIATDELLALSRAYGGSFVGGDAGCIAFGQNMTTLNFSLIAAFGRTLKRGDEIVTTALDHDSNVAPWLLLAQDLGLVVHTVGLKEDLTLDLDDLASKLSSRTKVVAFTLASNAVGTLTPAREIARMAHEVGALAWVDAVAFAAHRRIDVVNIGCDVLLCSPYKFFGPHLGMAWVRRDLAETWPANRVRPAGITPPGHRFETGTLAHEALAGFVAAIDYLAALGAGDTLDSQLDSAYQVIEQQEHFLAERFLAGIARVPGVRLVGPRTAESAGRVGTFGLVVEGGGSARLARALGERGIYTWNGSFYAQGVLEHLGIDLDEGLLRAGVVHYNTVADIDRFLRVLTELHADAH, from the coding sequence ATGCCTGCACTAGACGCCGCCGCGCTGACTCAGCTGCGCGGTCTGTTCCCCGCGCTCAATCGCACCGCACCCAGCGGGGAGCTAGCCGCTTACCTGGACGGCCCGGGCGGCACCCAGGTGCCGGAGTCGGTTATCGAGGCAATCAGTGACTATCTACGCAATTCGAACTCGAATATCGAGGGGGAATTCGACCTGACCATCGCCACCGATGAGCTTCTCGCGCTTTCGCGGGCGTACGGCGGCAGTTTCGTCGGCGGCGATGCCGGTTGCATTGCCTTCGGCCAGAACATGACGACGTTGAACTTCAGTTTGATCGCCGCCTTCGGTCGCACCCTGAAGCGCGGAGACGAGATCGTGACGACTGCCCTCGACCACGACTCAAACGTGGCACCGTGGTTGCTCCTCGCCCAGGATCTTGGTCTCGTCGTACACACGGTCGGGCTGAAAGAAGACCTGACCCTCGACCTGGACGATCTCGCCTCCAAGCTGAGCAGCCGAACCAAGGTTGTCGCGTTCACCCTGGCGTCAAACGCGGTCGGCACACTGACCCCGGCCCGCGAGATCGCACGCATGGCCCACGAGGTGGGAGCCCTAGCGTGGGTCGACGCCGTCGCATTCGCCGCCCACCGGCGCATCGATGTTGTGAACATCGGCTGCGATGTTCTGCTCTGCTCACCGTACAAATTTTTCGGACCGCACCTTGGAATGGCCTGGGTCCGTCGTGACCTTGCCGAGACCTGGCCGGCGAACCGAGTGCGCCCGGCGGGGATCACGCCTCCTGGCCACCGTTTCGAGACGGGCACCCTCGCGCACGAGGCCCTGGCCGGTTTTGTTGCCGCGATCGACTACCTCGCCGCTCTGGGTGCCGGTGACACGCTCGACAGCCAGCTGGACTCGGCCTATCAGGTCATCGAACAGCAGGAGCATTTTCTGGCCGAGCGCTTTCTGGCGGGAATCGCCCGGGTACCCGGTGTGCGACTCGTCGGCCCTCGAACCGCAGAATCTGCCGGCCGGGTTGGCACCTTCGGTCTCGTCGTGGAGGGCGGCGGCAGCGCCCGGCTTGCACGGGCACTCGGTGAACGCGGAATCTACACGTGGAACGGCAGTTTCTATGCCCAGGGAGTTCTCGAACACCTGGGGATCGACCTCGATGAAGGTCTGCTCCGTGCCGGCGTGGTGCACTACAACACGGTCGCAGACATCGACCGTTTTCTCCGTGTATTGACCGAGTTGCACGCAGATGCTCATTGA
- a CDS encoding branched-chain amino acid ABC transporter permease, whose translation MDIFAQQLVNALSLGGIYALLALGLAMVFSIMGLVNFAHGDLMTIGGYAIWFGAMVLGAPLIVVALLGIFAVVLGSVLMERIAFRPVRGASGTTMLLTSFAVSIVLQVLFQIFISARPMGIQLPAQLSETLNLFGVRLGVIQLTAIVVVAVALVSIIYFLRRTTLGIGMRAAAQDFPVARLMGINANRIVSTAFAISGLLAGLAAFLWIAQRGSVDPTMGLFPVIKAFIAAVLGGLGSLPGAVLGGFILGAAEVLFRSQLPESMLPFADAFTLTMVLVILMVRPQGLLGKVTERA comes from the coding sequence ATGGATATCTTCGCGCAACAACTCGTCAATGCATTGAGTCTCGGAGGAATCTACGCTCTTCTTGCGCTCGGCCTCGCCATGGTGTTCTCGATCATGGGGCTGGTCAACTTCGCGCATGGCGATCTCATGACGATCGGCGGGTACGCGATCTGGTTCGGTGCAATGGTGCTCGGCGCACCTCTCATCGTGGTTGCCCTGCTCGGCATCTTTGCTGTCGTTCTCGGGTCGGTGCTCATGGAGCGAATTGCATTCCGGCCGGTTCGGGGAGCGAGCGGTACGACGATGCTTTTGACAAGTTTCGCCGTGTCGATCGTGCTGCAAGTTCTTTTTCAGATCTTCATTTCCGCACGACCTATGGGTATCCAACTTCCCGCTCAGCTGAGTGAGACTCTGAATCTTTTCGGCGTGCGATTGGGAGTTATCCAGCTGACCGCAATCGTTGTCGTCGCCGTCGCACTCGTCTCGATCATCTATTTTCTTCGTCGAACCACACTGGGTATCGGTATGCGGGCAGCGGCTCAGGACTTTCCTGTCGCCCGGTTGATGGGAATCAATGCGAACCGAATCGTCTCAACCGCCTTCGCCATCTCGGGTTTGCTCGCGGGGCTCGCGGCCTTTCTCTGGATCGCACAGCGGGGCTCGGTCGACCCAACGATGGGACTTTTCCCCGTCATCAAGGCTTTCATCGCGGCGGTCCTCGGCGGCTTGGGCAGCCTACCCGGGGCTGTGCTCGGAGGGTTCATCCTCGGCGCCGCCGAGGTTCTCTTCCGGTCCCAGCTCCCCGAATCCATGCTCCCGTTCGCTGACGCGTTTACTCTCACGATGGTCTTGGTGATTCTGATGGTGCGCCCCCAAGGGCTTCTCGGCAAAGTGACGGAGCGCGCATAA
- a CDS encoding branched-chain amino acid ABC transporter permease, giving the protein MRLTAHSPLTRSAIGTGALGLPVVIIVVIVMATMGAVGQQLAINMLISMVAVVGFSLYSGNSGIMTFGHAAFMGVAAYASGLLTASPAVKAQILPGLPDWLMRIQLPLFPAMLVAMVVVLVMAVLFGLPFARLSAAATPIATFTMLLITYIVLVGAKGVTRGSETFYGVPPAVDIYIALGVVLVAIFVARLFRESVVGIRLQASREDELAARSMGINIAGLRLVAWILSALIVAAAGVLMAHELTAFSPKQFYISLQFMLVAMLVVGGQSTVTGAVVGTVIVATLLEVARRVEIGLNGFTIGDFTIQNVFGLQEITLGLLILAVMFWRRDGLFAFDEADDLVRKVWRTRRSESLPGSRPSDTKEAHLDGAIRTP; this is encoded by the coding sequence ATGCGATTGACAGCACATTCCCCCCTCACTCGCTCGGCAATCGGAACCGGTGCTCTCGGCCTCCCCGTCGTCATCATCGTCGTCATCGTCATGGCGACCATGGGCGCTGTGGGTCAGCAGCTCGCGATCAACATGCTCATCTCGATGGTGGCGGTCGTCGGTTTCAGCCTCTACAGCGGAAACTCCGGAATCATGACGTTCGGCCACGCGGCGTTTATGGGCGTTGCCGCCTATGCGAGTGGCCTGCTCACGGCCTCTCCGGCGGTCAAAGCCCAGATCCTGCCGGGTTTGCCTGATTGGCTGATGCGCATTCAGCTTCCGCTCTTCCCGGCGATGCTCGTCGCAATGGTCGTCGTGTTGGTGATGGCCGTGCTGTTCGGGCTGCCGTTCGCGAGGCTCTCGGCGGCCGCCACCCCGATCGCCACGTTCACGATGCTCTTGATCACGTACATCGTGCTCGTCGGAGCCAAGGGCGTTACCCGTGGAAGTGAAACATTTTATGGAGTCCCGCCGGCGGTCGACATCTACATTGCCCTCGGCGTTGTTTTGGTCGCGATTTTCGTCGCTCGACTCTTTCGCGAATCGGTCGTCGGCATCCGCTTGCAGGCCAGTCGAGAAGACGAGCTTGCCGCCCGGTCGATGGGGATCAACATTGCCGGTTTGCGTCTGGTCGCCTGGATTCTCAGCGCCCTGATCGTCGCTGCGGCCGGTGTTTTGATGGCTCACGAACTTACGGCGTTCTCGCCGAAACAGTTCTACATCTCTTTGCAGTTCATGCTTGTAGCCATGTTGGTCGTTGGCGGGCAGTCGACGGTGACCGGTGCTGTCGTCGGAACGGTGATCGTCGCGACACTTCTGGAAGTCGCACGACGCGTCGAGATCGGGCTCAACGGCTTCACGATCGGGGATTTCACCATCCAGAACGTCTTTGGGCTGCAAGAGATCACTCTGGGACTTCTGATACTCGCGGTGATGTTCTGGCGACGAGACGGGCTCTTTGCTTTCGACGAAGCCGACGATCTCGTGCGAAAAGTCTGGCGTACCCGACGATCGGAATCACTGCCAGGCTCTCGTCCCTCCGATACGAAAGAAGCCCACCTTGATGGCGCCATCCGCACACCTTGA
- a CDS encoding ABC transporter substrate-binding protein, whose product MKRRITLATALSAALVLTGCTATAQSGETGDVLKIGYNSSQTGGLAYSDVAASTGVKMAVDEINAAGGIDGKWKIELSIQDNRSDPGQSSVVARDLLANGAQLQICTSDADPCIAAGQIAQAASIPTISTAATSPTLPGAVGDFMFMSVFGDNTQTTVLADYAIEQGLKNAYLLCSPDSSYTSKSCDYFTQVYEKKGGTILRKGSYTLGAPDFNSEITKILALKPSPEVIFTPAYPPDAPTFIKQLRAAGITAPVISMDGVDSQTTIDAGGASVEGLVFTTHGFPADGTPTGDFWKRYTETYGKAPESVFAATGYDLIKVVEAAVTSAQSIDPQAVRNAIDTLVDVQGATGSITYLDQGRIPLKSVSLVKVDNGKFALLGTKTPDSADIPKP is encoded by the coding sequence ATGAAACGCAGAATTACACTGGCAACGGCCCTATCCGCCGCGCTCGTTCTGACGGGCTGCACCGCGACAGCCCAGAGCGGAGAAACGGGCGACGTGCTCAAAATTGGGTACAACTCCTCTCAAACCGGCGGACTGGCGTATTCAGACGTCGCGGCGTCGACCGGCGTGAAGATGGCCGTCGACGAAATCAACGCTGCCGGCGGTATTGACGGAAAATGGAAGATCGAGCTCTCGATCCAGGACAACCGCAGCGATCCGGGTCAAAGCTCCGTGGTAGCCCGTGACCTTCTGGCCAATGGCGCGCAGCTCCAGATCTGCACGTCGGATGCCGACCCGTGCATTGCCGCCGGCCAGATCGCCCAGGCCGCAAGCATCCCCACGATCTCGACTGCGGCCACCTCACCGACACTTCCGGGTGCCGTCGGCGACTTCATGTTCATGAGCGTCTTCGGCGACAACACTCAGACGACGGTCCTGGCCGACTACGCCATTGAACAGGGCCTTAAGAATGCCTACCTTCTCTGCTCCCCCGACTCCTCCTACACTTCCAAATCCTGCGACTACTTCACCCAGGTGTATGAGAAAAAGGGTGGCACGATCCTTCGCAAGGGTTCCTATACTCTCGGGGCCCCAGATTTCAACAGCGAAATCACGAAAATCCTCGCGTTGAAGCCGTCTCCCGAGGTCATCTTCACCCCGGCCTACCCGCCGGACGCCCCGACCTTCATCAAGCAACTCCGCGCTGCGGGCATCACAGCTCCGGTCATCTCGATGGACGGGGTGGACTCACAGACCACGATCGACGCTGGCGGCGCGTCTGTCGAGGGACTCGTCTTCACCACCCACGGTTTCCCGGCCGACGGAACGCCGACCGGTGATTTCTGGAAGCGCTACACCGAGACATACGGCAAGGCGCCGGAGAGCGTCTTCGCGGCCACGGGCTACGACCTCATCAAGGTCGTTGAAGCCGCCGTCACCTCGGCCCAGTCAATTGATCCACAGGCCGTGCGCAATGCGATCGACACACTCGTCGACGTGCAGGGCGCAACCGGCTCGATCACGTATCTCGACCAGGGCCGCATTCCCCTCAAATCGGTCTCCCTGGTGAAGGTCGACAACGGGAAGTTCGCGCTTCTTGGCACCAAGACGCCTGATTCTGCCGACATCCCGAAGCCCTAG
- the gcvPA gene encoding aminomethyl-transferring glycine dehydrogenase subunit GcvPA, which translates to MTQPFVHPYLPNSAPDVKAAMLAAVGAESIEEFYVDVPAGLRLDRPLDLPAPLVAEQDLVRHVEGVLAKNRSTKEKLSFLGAGTYNHFVPAVVDEVINRSEFLTAYAGEPYEDHGRFQALFTYQSLMAELLNMDVVNVPTYDGYQATATSLSMAGRMSGRRGVIVVSDVLPDKLSRVSDFVRPNLDLSFVPTVNGTADVAAAVALIESRGDEIAAIWVETPSYSGAVETAIRQLADAAHAVGAVLVVGTDPVGYGVLTPPADQGADIVCGDIQAFGIHQWFGGAHGGFIAVHDDPTFIMEMPSRLFGLASTDVAGEYGFGDVAYDRTSFALREDGKEWVGTAAALWGIAAGVYLALMGPQGMADLGETLLARTRYAQQQLSGLAGVRLTDDALHLREFVVDFSGASVTAHRVVSTLRTEGIEPGVVVGEYELLVCVTEVTTQADIDRLVASVAAVLNAASNNTAAAHTSAVHTEEKSA; encoded by the coding sequence ATGACACAACCATTCGTCCACCCCTACTTGCCGAACTCGGCACCTGACGTCAAAGCAGCGATGCTTGCCGCCGTCGGTGCAGAGTCGATCGAAGAGTTCTACGTTGACGTGCCCGCCGGGCTGCGCCTCGACCGCCCGCTCGACCTGCCGGCCCCGCTCGTTGCCGAGCAGGACCTCGTGCGCCACGTCGAAGGCGTTCTCGCGAAGAACCGCTCGACCAAGGAAAAGCTGAGCTTCCTCGGCGCCGGTACCTACAACCACTTCGTTCCCGCCGTCGTCGACGAGGTCATCAATCGCAGCGAGTTCCTCACCGCCTACGCCGGCGAGCCCTACGAGGACCACGGTCGTTTTCAGGCGCTGTTCACCTACCAGTCGCTCATGGCCGAGCTGCTGAACATGGACGTCGTCAACGTTCCGACCTACGACGGGTACCAGGCCACTGCGACCTCGCTGTCGATGGCCGGTCGCATGAGCGGTCGCCGCGGCGTGATCGTCGTCAGCGACGTGCTGCCCGACAAGTTGTCCCGCGTGAGCGACTTCGTGCGCCCGAACCTCGACCTCAGCTTTGTGCCCACGGTCAACGGCACCGCGGATGTTGCGGCAGCTGTCGCACTCATCGAGTCGCGTGGCGACGAGATCGCCGCCATCTGGGTCGAAACCCCCAGCTACAGCGGTGCAGTTGAAACCGCCATCCGTCAGCTCGCCGATGCCGCCCACGCTGTGGGCGCCGTGCTCGTCGTCGGAACCGACCCGGTCGGTTACGGCGTTCTCACCCCACCGGCCGACCAGGGCGCCGACATCGTCTGTGGCGACATCCAGGCTTTCGGCATTCACCAGTGGTTCGGCGGCGCGCACGGTGGCTTCATCGCCGTGCACGACGACCCCACATTCATCATGGAAATGCCGTCCCGTCTGTTCGGCCTGGCCTCGACGGATGTTGCCGGTGAGTACGGCTTCGGCGACGTCGCCTACGACCGCACCTCCTTCGCCCTGCGCGAAGACGGCAAAGAGTGGGTCGGCACCGCCGCCGCGCTCTGGGGGATCGCCGCCGGCGTTTACCTCGCTCTGATGGGACCGCAGGGAATGGCCGACCTCGGCGAAACCTTGCTCGCTCGCACCCGCTACGCCCAGCAGCAGCTCTCCGGCCTGGCCGGCGTGAGGCTGACCGATGACGCCCTGCACCTGCGCGAGTTCGTCGTCGACTTCAGCGGCGCATCCGTCACTGCACACCGGGTCGTCAGCACGCTGCGCACCGAGGGCATCGAGCCCGGTGTCGTCGTCGGCGAGTACGAGCTGCTCGTCTGCGTGACCGAGGTCACCACCCAGGCCGACATCGACCGGTTGGTCGCCTCCGTCGCCGCCGTTTTGAACGCCGCATCCAACAACACTGCCGCTGCCCACACGTCCGCTGTCCACACCGAGGAGAAGAGCGCATGA
- a CDS encoding ABC transporter ATP-binding protein, whose amino-acid sequence MPMLEVENLSVVYGGIRAVRNLSFHVNEGEVVTILGANGAGKSSTMNAVMGLAPSDPSSSIRFNGTAVEKLPTEKISKLGMTLTPEGRRVFPQLTVEENLRMGAISLGRRGSAAELKESAFTRFPILAQRRTQFAGTLSGGEQQQLAIARSLMSAPRLLLLDEPSLGLAPQVVEFIFDLLKQLSEEGVTILLVEQNVDQALAIADRGYVLASGELQLEGKATDLRASSGIERAYLGLGAV is encoded by the coding sequence ATGCCAATGCTCGAGGTCGAAAACCTCTCGGTGGTGTACGGCGGAATCCGCGCCGTACGCAACCTGTCCTTCCACGTGAACGAGGGTGAAGTCGTCACCATTCTCGGCGCCAATGGTGCCGGTAAATCCAGCACGATGAACGCCGTGATGGGCCTTGCCCCCTCTGACCCGTCGTCGTCGATCCGTTTCAATGGGACGGCCGTCGAAAAGCTGCCCACCGAGAAGATCTCCAAGCTCGGAATGACTCTCACTCCCGAAGGACGCCGAGTTTTTCCCCAACTCACCGTTGAGGAGAATCTTCGGATGGGGGCGATCTCGCTCGGCCGGCGAGGCTCAGCGGCCGAGTTGAAGGAGAGCGCCTTCACTCGCTTTCCGATTCTGGCCCAGCGACGCACGCAGTTCGCGGGAACACTCTCTGGAGGAGAGCAGCAGCAGCTCGCAATTGCACGCTCGCTGATGTCGGCCCCGCGGCTGCTCCTCTTGGACGAGCCGAGCCTCGGTCTCGCCCCCCAGGTCGTGGAATTCATCTTCGACCTGCTGAAACAGCTGAGTGAAGAAGGCGTCACGATTCTTCTGGTTGAGCAGAATGTCGATCAAGCTCTGGCAATCGCAGACCGCGGATATGTGCTGGCTAGTGGTGAACTCCAACTCGAAGGAAAGGCAACAGATTTGCGTGCGTCCAGCGGAATTGAACGCGCATATCTGGGATTGGGAGCGGTCTAA